Proteins from a single region of Mucilaginibacter daejeonensis:
- a CDS encoding YhdH/YhfP family quinone oxidoreductase gives MDTTFNALVITEQNGQFTKEIKQLNISQLPDNDLLIRVRYSSVNYKDALSASGNKGVTKAYPHVPGIDAVGEVIHSRSDAFRQGDQVLITGFDLGMNTWGGFGQYISVPSDWALHLPDGLTAYEAMAYGTAGFTAALSVHALIKAGVQPQQGPIAVSGATGGVGSVATAILSKLGYHVMAISGKPDDGFLTKTLGATGVIDRNIFIDKHNSRPITAPAFAGGIDTVAGPILSGMLKATRYGGAVTCCGMVSTGDLDTTIFPFILRNVSLLGIDSVSAPMELRQQIWQFLANEWKPSNLSQLTQQISLEQLPETLDTLLAGQAKGRFVLAHELHS, from the coding sequence ATGGATACCACCTTTAACGCCTTAGTGATCACCGAACAGAACGGACAGTTCACGAAAGAGATCAAACAGCTTAACATCAGCCAATTACCTGATAACGACCTGCTGATCAGGGTGCGTTATTCATCGGTCAATTATAAAGATGCCCTTTCCGCATCAGGGAACAAGGGCGTTACCAAAGCATACCCTCATGTTCCGGGCATCGATGCCGTGGGTGAGGTAATACATTCAAGGTCAGACGCTTTTAGACAAGGCGACCAGGTATTGATCACCGGGTTCGATCTGGGTATGAATACCTGGGGTGGCTTTGGCCAATATATTAGTGTACCATCCGATTGGGCACTCCACCTGCCCGATGGCCTTACCGCTTACGAGGCCATGGCTTATGGCACAGCCGGCTTTACGGCCGCCCTATCGGTGCATGCGCTTATCAAAGCCGGCGTACAGCCCCAGCAAGGCCCTATTGCGGTGAGTGGAGCTACAGGTGGTGTGGGCAGTGTAGCCACGGCCATCCTGAGCAAATTAGGCTACCACGTAATGGCTATATCTGGCAAACCTGACGATGGCTTCCTCACCAAAACCCTCGGCGCCACTGGGGTGATAGACCGTAACATCTTCATTGACAAGCATAATAGCCGCCCGATCACCGCTCCTGCCTTTGCCGGCGGCATTGATACCGTTGCAGGACCCATACTATCCGGCATGCTTAAAGCGACGCGCTATGGCGGTGCGGTCACCTGCTGCGGCATGGTCTCCACCGGCGACCTGGACACCACCATCTTTCCATTCATCTTGCGCAACGTCAGCCTGTTAGGTATCGATTCGGTATCGGCACCTATGGAGTTACGCCAACAGATCTGGCAATTCCTCGCCAACGAATGGAAGCCCTCCAACTTAAGCCAACTGACCCAACAGATCAGTCTTGAACAACTGCCGGAGACCCTTGACACCTTGTTAGCCGGTCAGGCCAAGGGACGTTTTGTGCTGGCTCATGAGCTACATAGTTAG
- the ychF gene encoding redox-regulated ATPase YchF gives MGLQCGIVGLPNVGKSTLFNCLSNAKAQAANFPFCTIEPNVGVITVPDERLTKLTELVNPQRVVPNVIEIVDIAGLVKGASKGEGLGNQFLGNIRATNAIIHVLRCFDNDNVIHVDGSVDPIRDKEIIDTELQLKDLESVEKKLQKVEKAAKTGDKEGKKAFEVLSVYKDHLMSGLSARTAPVSEEDKEYVADLWLLTAKPVMYVCNVGESEVNTGNAYVEKVREAVKAENAEVLIISAQIESEIAQLESFEERQMFLDDLGLTESGVNKLIKAAYRLLDLYTYFTAGVQEVRAWTINKGFTAPQAAGVIHTDFEKGFIRAEVIKYDDFVKYGSENACKEAGKLSVEGKTYVVEDGDIMHFRFNV, from the coding sequence ATGGGCTTACAATGCGGCATAGTAGGTTTACCCAACGTAGGTAAATCAACACTTTTTAACTGTTTATCTAACGCTAAGGCACAGGCTGCCAACTTTCCTTTTTGTACCATTGAGCCCAACGTAGGGGTGATCACCGTGCCTGATGAGCGCCTTACCAAGTTGACCGAGCTGGTTAACCCTCAGCGTGTGGTGCCTAACGTGATCGAGATCGTTGATATTGCCGGCCTGGTAAAAGGTGCCAGCAAAGGCGAGGGTTTGGGTAACCAGTTCCTGGGTAACATACGTGCCACCAACGCGATCATACACGTGCTGCGTTGCTTTGATAACGATAACGTGATCCATGTGGATGGTTCGGTAGATCCGATCCGTGATAAAGAGATCATTGATACCGAGTTGCAGTTGAAGGACCTGGAATCGGTAGAGAAAAAGTTGCAAAAGGTAGAGAAAGCTGCCAAGACCGGCGACAAAGAAGGCAAAAAAGCCTTTGAAGTGCTGAGCGTGTATAAAGATCACCTGATGAGCGGACTATCTGCTCGTACGGCTCCGGTAAGCGAAGAAGATAAAGAATACGTGGCCGACCTTTGGTTGCTGACCGCTAAACCCGTGATGTACGTTTGTAACGTGGGCGAAAGCGAAGTGAACACCGGTAACGCCTATGTAGAGAAGGTACGCGAGGCTGTTAAGGCCGAGAACGCCGAGGTACTGATCATATCGGCCCAGATCGAGTCGGAGATCGCGCAACTGGAAAGCTTTGAAGAGCGCCAGATGTTCCTGGACGATCTTGGTTTGACCGAATCGGGTGTAAATAAGCTGATCAAAGCCGCTTACCGCTTGCTGGACCTGTACACCTACTTTACGGCCGGTGTGCAAGAAGTTCGTGCCTGGACGATCAACAAAGGCTTCACGGCCCCACAAGCTGCCGGCGTTATCCACACTGATTTTGAAAAAGGTTTTATCCGTGCCGAGGTGATCAAATACGATGATTTTGTAAAATACGGCTCAGAGAACGCTTGTAAAGAAGCCGGTAAACTAAGCGTTGAAGGCAAGACCTACGTAGTAGAGGACGGCGACATCATGCACTTCCGCTTCAACGTGTAA
- a CDS encoding SDR family NAD(P)-dependent oxidoreductase, which translates to MRTNKVWFVTGASKGFGLLMVQQLLSQGQQVAATSRNIKNLTDAVGSQASASFLPLEVDLGNEASVAKAIDLTHQTFGRIDVVVNNAGYGIGGSIEELTDTETRNSFDVNVFGTLNVIRKVMPYLREQKSGHIINLSSIAGIAPGTGWAIYAATKFAVIGLSEVLANDVKDFGIHVTVVAPGAFRTSFLTPDSLIMTENPIGAYQAVRESHARYLQMDGKQAGDPAKAAKAMIDLAHDENPPLYLLLGGDAYDRAMSKLEYLVREFSLNEELSRSMAYHG; encoded by the coding sequence ATGAGAACAAACAAAGTATGGTTCGTTACCGGTGCCTCCAAAGGCTTCGGTTTGCTGATGGTACAGCAGTTACTTAGCCAGGGCCAACAGGTGGCCGCCACCTCACGCAACATTAAAAACCTTACCGATGCGGTAGGCAGCCAGGCATCGGCCAGCTTCCTTCCTTTAGAAGTAGATCTGGGCAACGAGGCCAGCGTAGCCAAAGCCATCGACCTAACACACCAAACCTTTGGCCGTATAGACGTAGTGGTGAATAACGCCGGATATGGCATAGGCGGAAGTATTGAAGAACTCACCGACACTGAGACCCGCAATAGCTTCGATGTCAACGTATTTGGCACCCTGAACGTGATCCGTAAAGTGATGCCTTACCTACGCGAGCAAAAAAGCGGGCACATCATCAACCTGTCGTCTATCGCGGGCATAGCACCTGGTACCGGCTGGGCTATATATGCCGCAACCAAATTTGCGGTGATCGGGCTGAGCGAGGTACTGGCCAACGACGTTAAAGACTTTGGCATCCACGTCACCGTAGTAGCCCCCGGCGCCTTCCGTACCAGCTTTTTAACACCGGATTCGCTCATCATGACCGAGAACCCCATCGGTGCCTACCAGGCCGTGCGCGAAAGCCATGCCCGCTATCTGCAAATGGATGGCAAACAGGCTGGCGATCCGGCTAAGGCGGCCAAGGCTATGATCGATCTGGCGCATGACGAGAACCCACCGTTATACCTGCTGTTAGGCGGTGATGCGTACGATCGTGCAATGAGCAAACTGGAGTACCTGGTGCGTGAGTTCAGCCTCAACGAGGAATTGTCGAGGTCGATGGCCTACCACGGATAA